A stretch of Paracoccus sp. MA DNA encodes these proteins:
- a CDS encoding IS5 family transposase (programmed frameshift) encodes MNLARNLISDDEWTFFEGFIRAVRHPNGRKPADHRLVLNGIFWIARTGAPWRDLPEEFGKWSSVYRQFRRWTLAGLWEDILDALNHAGIAPDKLQMVDSTVIRAHHHAAGAKGGPPKEALGRSRGGFSTKIHLRVNGAGLPMRTEITPGQDSDYTGYDMVMADNLPQPAVLVADRGYDSDKIREDIESRNALPMIPMRRNRRVRKAVDMTIYTLRNMVERCFNKLKNSRRLATRYDKTAESFLGFVDVACIRLWLRHLST; translated from the exons ATGAACTTGGCACGCAACCTGATATCCGACGATGAGTGGACCTTCTTCGAGGGCTTCATTCGTGCCGTCCGGCACCCTAACGGGCGGAAACCTGCGGACCATCGTCTTGTTCTGAATGGTATATTCTGGATCGCAAGGACTGGTGCGCCATGGCGCGATCTGCCCGAAGAGTTTGGCAAGTGGTCCTCGGTCTACCGTCAGTTCCGCCGCTGGACTTTGGCGGGACTGTGGGAGGATATCCTGGATGCGCTGAACCACGCTGGGATCGCGCCAGACAAGCTCCAGATGGTTGATAGCACTGTGATCCGCGCCCATCATCATGCGGCGGGCGCAAAAGGGGGAC CTCCGAAAGAGGCTCTTGGCCGTTCGAGAGGTGGCTTCTCGACCAAGATCCATCTCCGCGTCAACGGCGCAGGCCTCCCGATGAGGACCGAGATCACGCCGGGGCAGGATTCCGACTACACCGGCTATGATATGGTGATGGCCGACAACCTGCCGCAACCAGCAGTTCTGGTCGCCGACAGGGGCTATGACTCTGATAAAATTCGGGAAGACATCGAGAGCCGCAACGCCCTGCCCATGATACCGATGCGAAGGAACCGAAGGGTGCGCAAGGCTGTCGACATGACCATCTACACCCTGCGCAACATGGTCGAGCGCTGCTTCAACAAGCTGAAAAATAGCCGCCGCCTTGCAACCCGCTACGACAAAACCGCCGAAAGCTTCCTTGGCTTCGTCGACGTCGCCTGCATCA
- a CDS encoding putative nucleotidyltransferase substrate binding domain-containing protein yields MTGADDPLRHEQREMVTLVTARVRDAILRKPHFVDADTDLVTLCGELAARGIADALVRDGDRLGIFTTTNLVQAILRDAPPAALKVRDFTSFNPRSVSVEDDLYDAMMLMLRHRIHRVLVRKGDEVVGILSQMDLMGFLANQSHLVSAEIARATSPAELARPAAQVEALIRVLHGDGVRIEVIAGLVGGLNRQIFRRLWQMLAPQALRENSCLIVMGSEGRSEQIIRTDQDNALILREGFAFDGLDRVTRAFTEALISFGYPPCPGGIMLSRPLWCQDVRGFGDTLRDWIHGDDAEGPMNLAIFLDAAAVAGDESLLAALRERLRRMLTGSDSFHARFAAAIRQFDSGAEGGWWRRLPGLRGPEAAEIDLKKLGIFPVVHGTRALALEHGVAATGTAARLQALSAAGRIDAGLARDLADALHCMMALKLDSNLAQIARGQAPDNSIRPAELGRLDRQALRDSLNIVRDFKQWLGQHYRLDLL; encoded by the coding sequence GTGACGGGGGCCGACGATCCGCTGCGCCACGAGCAGCGCGAGATGGTGACGCTGGTCACCGCGCGGGTGCGCGACGCCATCCTGCGCAAGCCGCATTTCGTCGATGCGGATACCGATCTGGTCACGCTCTGCGGCGAGCTGGCGGCGCGCGGCATCGCCGATGCGCTGGTGCGCGACGGCGACAGGCTCGGCATCTTCACCACGACGAACCTCGTGCAGGCGATCCTGCGCGATGCGCCGCCCGCGGCGCTGAAGGTGCGCGACTTCACCAGCTTCAACCCCCGCTCGGTTTCGGTCGAGGACGACCTTTACGACGCGATGATGCTGATGCTGCGGCACCGCATCCACCGCGTGCTGGTGCGCAAGGGCGACGAGGTGGTCGGCATCCTCAGCCAGATGGACCTGATGGGCTTCCTGGCCAACCAGTCTCATCTGGTCTCGGCCGAGATCGCGCGGGCGACCAGCCCGGCCGAACTGGCCCGGCCCGCCGCCCAGGTCGAGGCGCTGATCCGCGTCCTGCACGGCGACGGCGTCCGCATCGAGGTCATCGCCGGGCTGGTGGGCGGGCTGAACCGGCAGATCTTTCGCCGGCTGTGGCAGATGCTGGCGCCGCAGGCGCTGCGCGAGAACAGCTGCCTGATCGTCATGGGCAGCGAAGGCCGGTCCGAACAGATCATCCGCACCGATCAGGACAATGCGCTGATCCTGCGCGAGGGTTTTGCCTTCGACGGGCTCGACCGCGTGACGCGGGCCTTCACCGAGGCGCTGATCTCCTTCGGCTATCCGCCCTGTCCGGGCGGCATCATGCTGAGCCGGCCGCTGTGGTGCCAGGACGTGCGGGGCTTCGGCGACACGCTGCGCGACTGGATCCATGGCGACGACGCCGAGGGGCCGATGAACCTGGCCATCTTCCTCGACGCCGCCGCCGTCGCCGGGGACGAGAGCCTGCTGGCCGCGCTGCGCGAGCGGTTGCGGCGCATGCTGACCGGCAGCGACAGCTTTCACGCCCGCTTCGCCGCCGCGATCCGGCAGTTCGACAGCGGCGCCGAGGGCGGCTGGTGGCGCCGCCTGCCGGGCCTGCGCGGGCCCGAAGCGGCTGAGATCGACCTGAAGAAGCTGGGCATCTTTCCGGTGGTGCATGGCACCCGGGCGCTGGCGCTGGAGCATGGCGTGGCCGCGACCGGCACCGCCGCCCGGCTGCAGGCGCTGTCCGCGGCGGGGCGCATCGACGCCGGGCTGGCCCGCGACCTGGCCGATGCGCTGCATTGCATGATGGCGCTGAAGCTGGACAGCAACCTGGCGCAGATCGCCCGCGGGCAGGCGCCCGACAACAGCATCCGCCCGGCCGAGCTGGGCCGGCTGGACCGGCAGGCCCTGCGCGATTCGCTGAACATCGTGCGGGACTTCAAGCAATGGCTGGGCCAGCATTACCGGCTGGACCTGCTATGA
- a CDS encoding ATP-binding protein: MIQPGLVLAVSFGYLLLLVAVAAHGDRRADQGRSLIDSSFVYALSWGVYCSAWTYFGSVGRAASGGVWFLPIYLGPMLAMLLAWLVLRKMVRIARSYRITSIADFIASRYGKSPLLAALVTLITVVGILPYIALQLKAVSAGYEALTGGLGQSDAAWWRDGTLYMALSLAGFAVVFGTRHLDLSERHEGMVAAIAFESAVKLAAFLAVGVFVTYGLFGGMGDIWARAQAQPDIAGLLRLGGEGFEGFQGAQWFALTLLSMLSVLMLPRQFQMMVVECVNERHILRASWLFPAYLLLINIFVLPIAIGGMLILGDGGAGAESYVLTLPLSQGMEWLALLAYLGGLSAATGMIIVETVAVSTMVCNDLVMPALLRGGRFARTGGDLTRLLLNIRRAAILLVLLLGYLYFRIAGEAYALVSIGLISFAAVAQFAPALLGGMYWQGATRAGALGGLIGGSLVWAYTLMLPSLARSGWIGAGFLDGPFGLAFLAPQRLFGLTGFDELTHSLFWSLTVNIGLYLGLSLMGRASAREASQALLFVDVFERGEAQPVFWRGRARLEDLRRLAGRFLGAARAEALFRDHARETGTALDSLTADARLVDRIERQIAGAIGTASARVMVESVAQEEPLSVGDVLEIIDEASQVRNYARELEEATVELRAANEKLKSLDQLKDDFMSSVTHELRTPLTSIRALTELMLDTPDIQPQEREEFLNIILSESERLSRLVNQVLDLAKIESGMAEWHNTEVDMKALVAAALRSTAELFRERGAEVLADLPDRVPAVLADPDRVTQVLVNLLSNAAKFVPEGRGRVEVALRQRGDELVVTVRDNGPGVAPEDQAAVFDKFRQGGEAGNRPPGTGLGLPISRQIVVNLGGRMWLDSQPGQGACFAFSLPLHSKGGSDDG; encoded by the coding sequence ATGATCCAGCCCGGCCTCGTCCTTGCCGTCTCCTTCGGCTATCTGCTGCTGCTGGTGGCGGTGGCGGCGCATGGCGACCGCCGCGCCGATCAGGGGCGCTCGCTGATCGACAGCAGCTTTGTCTATGCGCTGTCCTGGGGGGTCTATTGCTCGGCCTGGACCTATTTCGGCAGCGTGGGCCGGGCGGCTTCGGGCGGGGTGTGGTTCCTGCCGATCTATCTGGGGCCGATGCTGGCCATGCTGCTGGCCTGGCTGGTGCTGCGCAAGATGGTGCGGATCGCGCGCAGCTACCGCATCACCTCGATCGCGGATTTCATCGCCAGCCGCTACGGCAAGAGCCCGCTGCTGGCGGCGCTGGTGACGCTGATCACCGTGGTCGGCATCCTGCCCTATATCGCCTTGCAGCTGAAGGCGGTCTCGGCCGGCTACGAGGCGCTGACCGGCGGCCTGGGCCAGTCCGATGCCGCCTGGTGGCGCGACGGCACGCTTTACATGGCGCTGTCGCTGGCCGGTTTCGCGGTGGTCTTCGGCACCCGCCACCTCGACCTGTCCGAGCGGCACGAGGGCATGGTCGCCGCCATCGCCTTTGAATCCGCGGTCAAGCTTGCGGCCTTTCTGGCGGTCGGCGTCTTCGTCACTTACGGGCTTTTCGGCGGCATGGGCGACATCTGGGCGCGCGCGCAGGCCCAGCCCGACATCGCCGGTCTCCTGCGCCTGGGCGGGGAGGGATTCGAGGGCTTCCAGGGCGCGCAATGGTTCGCGCTGACGCTTCTGTCCATGCTCTCGGTCCTGATGCTGCCGCGCCAGTTCCAGATGATGGTGGTCGAATGCGTGAACGAGCGGCACATCCTGCGCGCTTCGTGGCTGTTTCCGGCCTATCTGCTGCTGATCAACATCTTCGTGCTGCCCATCGCCATCGGCGGCATGCTGATCCTTGGCGACGGCGGGGCGGGGGCGGAAAGCTACGTGCTGACGCTGCCCCTGTCGCAGGGCATGGAATGGCTGGCGCTGCTGGCCTATCTGGGCGGGCTTTCGGCGGCGACCGGCATGATCATCGTCGAGACCGTCGCCGTCTCGACCATGGTCTGCAACGACCTGGTGATGCCGGCGCTGCTGCGCGGCGGCCGCTTTGCCCGCACCGGCGGCGACCTGACCCGGCTTTTGCTGAACATCCGCCGCGCCGCGATCCTTCTGGTGCTGCTGCTGGGCTATCTGTATTTCCGCATCGCGGGCGAGGCCTATGCGCTGGTCTCGATCGGGCTGATCAGCTTTGCCGCGGTGGCGCAATTCGCCCCGGCGCTGCTGGGCGGCATGTATTGGCAGGGTGCGACGCGGGCCGGGGCGCTTGGCGGGCTGATCGGCGGCTCGCTGGTCTGGGCCTATACCCTGATGCTGCCCTCGCTGGCGCGTTCGGGCTGGATCGGGGCGGGCTTCCTCGACGGTCCCTTCGGCCTGGCCTTCCTTGCGCCGCAGCGCCTGTTCGGGCTGACCGGCTTTGACGAGCTGACCCATTCGCTGTTCTGGAGCCTGACGGTCAATATCGGGCTTTACCTCGGCCTGTCTCTCATGGGCCGCGCCTCGGCGCGCGAGGCCAGCCAGGCGCTGCTGTTCGTCGACGTGTTCGAGCGCGGAGAGGCGCAGCCGGTGTTCTGGCGCGGCCGGGCGCGGCTTGAGGATCTGCGCCGGCTGGCGGGCCGCTTTCTGGGCGCCGCGCGGGCCGAGGCGCTGTTTCGCGACCACGCGCGCGAGACCGGCACCGCGCTGGACAGCCTGACCGCCGATGCCCGGCTGGTCGATCGGATCGAGCGCCAGATCGCCGGCGCCATCGGCACCGCCTCGGCCCGGGTCATGGTGGAATCGGTGGCGCAGGAGGAGCCGCTGAGCGTCGGCGACGTGCTGGAGATCATCGACGAGGCCTCGCAGGTGCGCAACTACGCCCGAGAGCTGGAGGAAGCCACGGTCGAACTGCGCGCCGCCAATGAGAAGCTGAAAAGCCTCGACCAGCTCAAGGACGACTTCATGTCCTCGGTCACGCATGAGCTGCGCACGCCGCTGACCTCGATCCGGGCACTGACCGAGCTGATGCTGGATACGCCCGACATCCAGCCGCAGGAGCGCGAGGAGTTCCTGAACATCATCCTGTCGGAAAGCGAAAGGCTGAGCCGGCTGGTCAACCAGGTGCTGGACCTCGCCAAGATCGAATCCGGCATGGCGGAATGGCACAATACCGAGGTGGACATGAAGGCGCTGGTCGCGGCGGCCCTGCGCTCGACCGCCGAGCTGTTCCGCGAGCGCGGCGCCGAGGTGCTCGCCGACCTGCCCGACCGGGTGCCGGCGGTGCTGGCCGATCCCGACCGGGTGACGCAGGTTCTGGTCAACCTGCTGTCGAATGCCGCGAAATTCGTCCCCGAGGGCCGCGGCCGGGTCGAGGTGGCGCTGCGCCAGCGCGGCGACGAGCTGGTGGTCACGGTGCGCGACAACGGCCCCGGCGTCGCGCCCGAGGACCAGGCCGCCGTCTTCGACAAGTTCCGCCAGGGCGGCGAGGCCGGAAACCGCCCGCCCGGCACCGGGCTCGGGCTTCCGATCAGCCGGCAGATCGTGGTTAATCTGGGGGGCAGGATGTGGCTGGACAGCCAGCCGGGGCAGGGCGCGTGCTTCGCCTTCAGCCTGCCGCTTCACAGCAAGGGAGGATCCGATGACGGATAG
- a CDS encoding response regulator transcription factor, with the protein MTDRVLIADDEPNIVVSLSFMLKREGYEVLVAPDGTQALAMIRGERPRLVLLDAAMPGMTGFEVCEAVRADPDLSGIRIMMLTAKGRDTDIARGMGAGADAYVTKPFSTRDLIVRIREMLA; encoded by the coding sequence ATGACGGATAGGGTGCTGATCGCGGATGACGAGCCGAACATCGTCGTGTCGCTGTCCTTCATGCTGAAGCGCGAGGGTTACGAGGTGCTGGTGGCCCCCGACGGCACGCAGGCGCTGGCGATGATCCGCGGCGAGCGGCCCCGGCTGGTGCTGCTGGACGCCGCCATGCCGGGCATGACCGGATTCGAGGTCTGCGAGGCGGTGCGCGCCGATCCCGACCTCTCCGGCATCCGCATCATGATGCTGACCGCCAAGGGCCGCGACACCGACATCGCCCGCGGCATGGGCGCGGGCGCCGACGCCTATGTGACGAAGCCCTTCTCGACCCGCGATCTGATCGTCCGCATCCGCGAGATGCTGGCATGA
- a CDS encoding exonuclease domain-containing protein, which produces MKPGLRRLLLVAAPGLALALWALGGAVLFGAALPPDQRAGLGAALAPALHGSGAILFGWWLAGAALAGWLAVRLHARHVRAPARLADAARLLADNADAPLLQADVPGAPAALAEAVNRLAGQRQTLRTDMARLVAEAQQKVAQERDQLGALMAELRQSVVVCNLDGRILLYNDHARGLFHRVSGGQPIAGGAELIGLGRSIHAVIDRALIDHARETVDRHIARGDMAVSAQFVTTTPSGSLLHVVLAPVRPQGGAPDAISGYVLLLDDITRDYAAQSRRDRSLTELTEASRASLANMQAALDMLDYPDLEPAERDGFHAIVRDEVAAMGQRLAAMTADASQEILTRWPLQEMLGDDLLAAAAQHVLAQTGRVAKVENADGELWLRLDSFSLIQALGALAESLSGPQGMPSLTLRLAPAATPGWAHLDLVWPLDPAAPSAGASGGAQAAARDIAERHGGELWLEQDRPAGLSFLRFLLPTAEAGPEAAALEARPEFYDFDLFAASDSSRSLDDQPLERLAYTVFDTETTGLNPGQGDEIIQIGAVRILNGKLLGGERFDQLVDPGREIPPESIPYHGIRPEMVRGQPRIAEVLPAFHAYASDTVLVGHNVAFDMRFLQMKEAATGLRFDQPVLDTLLLASIAQPHEPSHSLEAIAARLGVEITHRHNAAGDALVTAQVFLRLLPLLGARGIVTLGQARAEAEHSYYARLRY; this is translated from the coding sequence ATGAAGCCCGGCCTGCGCCGCCTGTTGCTTGTCGCCGCGCCGGGACTGGCCCTGGCGCTTTGGGCGCTGGGCGGCGCGGTGCTGTTCGGGGCCGCGTTGCCGCCGGATCAGCGCGCCGGGCTCGGGGCGGCGCTTGCCCCGGCGCTGCATGGCAGCGGCGCGATCCTGTTCGGCTGGTGGCTGGCCGGCGCGGCGCTGGCCGGCTGGCTGGCCGTGCGGCTGCATGCCCGCCATGTGCGGGCCCCGGCGCGGCTGGCCGATGCGGCGCGGCTGCTGGCCGACAATGCCGATGCCCCGCTGCTTCAGGCCGACGTCCCCGGTGCCCCCGCCGCGCTGGCCGAGGCGGTGAACCGCTTGGCCGGTCAGCGCCAGACCCTGCGGACCGACATGGCCCGGCTGGTGGCCGAGGCGCAGCAGAAGGTGGCGCAGGAACGCGACCAGCTCGGCGCGCTGATGGCCGAGCTGCGCCAAAGCGTCGTCGTCTGCAATCTCGACGGCCGCATCCTGCTTTACAACGACCATGCCCGCGGCCTGTTTCATCGCGTCTCGGGCGGCCAGCCCATCGCCGGCGGGGCCGAGCTGATCGGGCTGGGACGCTCGATCCACGCGGTGATCGACCGGGCGCTGATCGACCATGCGCGCGAGACGGTGGACCGGCATATCGCCCGCGGCGACATGGCGGTTTCGGCGCAATTCGTCACCACCACGCCCTCGGGCAGCCTGCTGCATGTGGTGCTGGCCCCGGTGCGTCCGCAAGGCGGCGCACCCGATGCGATCAGCGGCTATGTGCTGCTGCTGGACGACATCACCCGCGACTACGCCGCCCAGTCCCGCCGCGACCGCAGCCTGACCGAGCTGACCGAGGCCAGCCGCGCCTCGCTGGCCAACATGCAGGCGGCGCTGGACATGCTGGACTATCCCGACCTGGAGCCGGCCGAGCGCGACGGTTTCCATGCCATCGTTCGCGACGAGGTGGCGGCCATGGGTCAGCGGCTGGCGGCGATGACGGCGGATGCCTCGCAAGAGATCCTGACCCGCTGGCCCCTGCAGGAGATGCTGGGCGACGACCTGCTGGCGGCGGCGGCCCAGCATGTGCTGGCGCAGACCGGGCGGGTGGCCAAGGTCGAGAATGCCGACGGGGAACTCTGGTTGCGGCTGGACAGCTTTTCGCTGATCCAGGCGCTTGGCGCGCTGGCGGAATCGCTGTCGGGGCCGCAGGGCATGCCGTCCCTGACGCTGCGCCTTGCGCCTGCCGCGACGCCGGGCTGGGCGCATCTGGATCTGGTCTGGCCGCTTGATCCGGCCGCGCCGTCTGCCGGCGCCAGCGGCGGCGCGCAGGCCGCCGCCCGCGACATCGCCGAGCGGCACGGCGGCGAGTTGTGGCTGGAGCAGGACCGCCCGGCGGGCCTGTCCTTCCTTCGTTTCCTGCTGCCCACCGCCGAGGCCGGACCCGAGGCCGCGGCGCTGGAGGCGCGGCCCGAATTCTACGATTTCGACCTGTTCGCGGCCAGCGATTCCAGCCGTTCTCTGGACGACCAGCCGCTGGAGCGGCTGGCCTATACCGTCTTCGACACCGAGACGACCGGGCTGAACCCGGGTCAGGGCGACGAGATCATCCAGATCGGCGCGGTGCGCATCCTGAACGGCAAGCTTCTGGGGGGCGAGCGTTTCGACCAGCTGGTCGATCCGGGCCGCGAGATCCCGCCCGAGTCGATCCCCTATCACGGCATCCGCCCCGAGATGGTGCGGGGCCAGCCCCGCATCGCCGAGGTGCTGCCGGCCTTCCACGCCTATGCCTCGGACACGGTGCTGGTCGGCCATAACGTCGCATTCGACATGCGCTTCCTGCAAATGAAGGAGGCCGCGACCGGGCTGCGCTTCGACCAGCCGGTGCTGGACACGCTGCTTCTGGCCAGCATCGCCCAGCCGCACGAGCCCTCGCATTCGCTCGAGGCCATCGCGGCGCGGCTGGGGGTCGAGATCACCCACCGCCACAACGCCGCCGGCGATGCGCTGGTGACCGCCCAGGTCTTCCTGCGGCTTCTGCCGCTGCTCGGGGCGCGCGGCATCGTCACGCTGGGTCAGGCCCGGGCCGAGGCCGAGCATTCCTATTACGCCCGGCTGCGCTATTGA
- a CDS encoding substrate-binding domain-containing protein, with protein MATLKDVARAAGLSITQTSRALNDHSDVNEMTRKRVKAVARSLNYQANISARKLVTGRSGMVALVVPQSTNLAQDGLFIEGVAGLSAQFSGRGMQFVLHVARQDAPIVEVYQRLIGNGMLDGFVLFSPLDDDPRAAFLRQNDIPFVVHGRIGPAPDHAYFDIENEGILHQMASHLTGLGHRRIALINGRQGLSFASARMRGYRRALDEAGIAFDPALTRHGEMTEALGLISTVEMFRLGGPRPTAIICSHVHIAKGVYKALEALELSIPGDVSVMAHDDHMPALRASAFFPALSVTKAPLRDSWEPLADCLAGLLEGRPLKELQRVGPHELIIRNSTGPAPE; from the coding sequence TTGGCCACGCTGAAGGATGTCGCGCGCGCCGCCGGGCTGTCGATCACCCAGACCAGCCGGGCGCTGAACGACCATTCCGACGTGAACGAGATGACGCGCAAGCGGGTCAAGGCCGTGGCGCGTTCGCTGAACTATCAGGCCAATATCTCGGCGCGCAAGCTGGTCACCGGGCGCTCGGGCATGGTGGCGCTGGTGGTGCCGCAATCGACCAATCTGGCCCAGGACGGGCTGTTCATCGAGGGCGTCGCCGGGCTGTCGGCGCAGTTCTCGGGCCGCGGCATGCAGTTCGTCCTGCATGTCGCGCGGCAGGACGCGCCGATCGTCGAGGTCTATCAGCGCCTGATCGGCAACGGCATGCTGGACGGTTTCGTGCTGTTCAGCCCCTTGGACGACGACCCGCGCGCGGCGTTCCTGCGCCAGAACGACATCCCCTTCGTCGTGCATGGCCGCATCGGACCCGCGCCCGACCACGCCTATTTCGACATCGAGAACGAGGGCATCCTGCACCAGATGGCCAGCCACCTGACCGGGCTGGGCCACCGGCGCATCGCGCTGATCAACGGCCGGCAGGGGCTCAGCTTCGCCTCGGCCCGGATGCGCGGCTATCGCCGGGCGCTGGACGAGGCCGGCATCGCCTTCGACCCGGCGCTGACCCGCCACGGCGAGATGACCGAGGCGCTGGGGCTGATCTCGACCGTCGAGATGTTCCGCCTGGGCGGCCCGCGGCCCACCGCGATCATCTGCAGCCATGTCCATATCGCCAAGGGGGTCTACAAGGCGCTGGAGGCGCTGGAGCTGTCGATCCCCGGCGACGTCTCGGTCATGGCGCATGACGACCACATGCCGGCGCTGCGGGCCTCGGCCTTCTTCCCGGCGCTCAGCGTGACCAAGGCGCCGCTGCGCGACAGCTGGGAGCCGCTGGCCGATTGCCTGGCCGGCCTGCTGGAGGGCCGGCCGCTGAAGGAATTGCAGCGCGTCGGCCCGCATGAGCTGATCATCCGCAACTCGACCGGCCCGGCGCCGGAATGA
- the kynU gene encoding kynureninase — MTLPDRAAIEAMDAQDPLRHLRDAFILSPDEIYLDGNSLGVPTRAAQEELLRAARDEWAGGLIRSWNGAGWFDLPVELGDRIGGLVGAAPGQVVVADTTSVNIYKALHAAMGLRPGRRTIVAESGSFPTDLYIAEGVVSTLPGARLRLEGVDGATIEDMLDADVAAVLVNHVNYKTGALRDMAALTARIQAAGAVAVWDLCHSAGALPVELDAAGADFAVGCTYKYLNGGPGSPAFVYVARRHQGQARQPLSGWWGHARPFAFETGYEGDPGIRRFQCGTQPILSMRALKGALAIWDGVDMAALRTKSLALTDLFIRLVEARCAGLGLALESPRDGARRGSQVAFRHDHAWPVMQALIARGVIGDFRAPSTLRFGFAPLYLRHVDMLRAAELLEEVLRGESWRDPRFALRAAVT; from the coding sequence ATGACCCTTCCCGACCGTGCCGCGATCGAGGCGATGGACGCGCAGGACCCGCTGCGCCATCTGCGCGACGCCTTCATCCTGTCCCCGGACGAGATCTATCTGGACGGCAATTCGCTGGGCGTCCCGACCCGCGCCGCGCAAGAGGAACTGCTGCGCGCCGCCCGCGACGAATGGGCGGGCGGGCTGATCCGCAGCTGGAACGGCGCCGGCTGGTTCGACCTGCCGGTCGAGCTGGGCGACCGCATCGGCGGGCTGGTCGGCGCGGCGCCGGGGCAGGTCGTGGTGGCGGACACCACTTCGGTCAACATCTACAAGGCGCTGCATGCCGCCATGGGCCTGCGGCCGGGGCGCCGCACCATCGTCGCGGAAAGCGGCAGCTTCCCGACCGATCTCTATATCGCCGAGGGCGTGGTCTCGACCCTGCCCGGCGCGCGGCTGCGGCTGGAGGGCGTGGACGGCGCGACCATCGAGGACATGCTGGACGCCGATGTCGCCGCCGTGCTGGTCAACCATGTGAACTACAAGACCGGCGCATTGCGCGACATGGCCGCGCTGACCGCCCGCATCCAGGCGGCGGGGGCCGTCGCCGTCTGGGACCTGTGCCATTCGGCCGGGGCCCTGCCGGTCGAGCTGGACGCGGCCGGGGCGGATTTCGCGGTCGGCTGCACCTACAAATACCTGAACGGCGGGCCGGGCTCGCCCGCCTTCGTCTATGTCGCGCGCCGGCATCAGGGGCAGGCGCGCCAGCCGCTCAGCGGCTGGTGGGGCCATGCCCGGCCCTTTGCCTTCGAGACCGGCTACGAGGGCGATCCCGGCATCCGCCGCTTTCAATGCGGTACCCAGCCGATCCTGTCGATGCGGGCGCTGAAGGGCGCGCTGGCGATCTGGGACGGGGTGGACATGGCGGCGCTGCGGACGAAAAGCCTGGCCCTGACCGACCTGTTCATCCGGCTGGTCGAGGCGCGCTGCGCCGGGCTGGGGCTGGCGCTGGAAAGCCCGCGCGACGGCGCCCGCCGCGGCAGCCAGGTCGCCTTCCGCCACGACCACGCCTGGCCGGTGATGCAGGCGCTGATCGCGCGCGGAGTGATCGGGGATTTCCGCGCGCCCTCGACGCTGCGCTTCGGCTTCGCGCCGCTTTACCTGCGCCATGTCGACATGCTGCGCGCGGCCGAGCTGCTCGAGGAGGTCCTGCGCGGCGAAAGCTGGCGGGATCCGCGCTTCGCCCTGCGCGCGGCGGTGACCTGA
- a CDS encoding DeoR/GlpR family DNA-binding transcription regulator yields MALSIRQSEILELARAEGRVLVEDLAQRFDVTLQTIRRDLGEMAGAGLLDRVHGGAVPRAGAVNLGYEARRRMNAAAKAAIGAACAAEIPDNCSLILNLGTTTEAVARALIHHSNITVVTNNMNVANILLANPGCEIMVAGGALRRSDGGLVGELTTQFFEQFKVDYAVIGTSALDHDGDLLDFDLAEVRVSRAILRQSRRAFLVTDHSKLGRPAPARIASLSELDTIFTDRPLPEDLTRRCAEWGTAVRVCPPAGG; encoded by the coding sequence TTGGCCCTCAGCATACGCCAGAGCGAAATCCTTGAACTCGCCCGCGCCGAGGGGCGGGTTCTGGTCGAGGACCTGGCGCAGCGTTTCGACGTGACCTTGCAGACCATCCGCCGCGACCTGGGCGAAATGGCGGGCGCCGGGCTTCTGGACCGGGTGCATGGCGGCGCGGTGCCGCGCGCCGGCGCGGTGAACCTGGGCTATGAGGCGCGGCGGCGCATGAATGCCGCGGCCAAGGCCGCCATCGGCGCCGCCTGCGCGGCGGAAATTCCCGACAATTGCAGCCTGATCCTGAACCTGGGCACCACGACCGAGGCGGTGGCCCGGGCGCTGATCCACCATTCCAACATCACCGTCGTCACCAACAACATGAACGTCGCCAATATCCTGCTGGCCAATCCGGGCTGCGAGATCATGGTGGCGGGCGGCGCGCTGCGGCGTTCAGACGGCGGGCTGGTGGGCGAGCTGACCACCCAGTTCTTCGAGCAGTTCAAGGTCGATTACGCGGTGATCGGCACCTCGGCGCTGGACCATGACGGCGACCTGCTGGATTTCGACCTGGCCGAGGTCCGGGTCAGCCGCGCCATCCTGCGCCAGTCGCGGCGGGCCTTCCTGGTCACCGACCATTCCAAGCTGGGCCGCCCCGCCCCGGCCCGCATCGCCAGCCTGTCCGAACTGGACACGATCTTCACCGACCGGCCGCTGCCCGAGGACCTGACCCGGCGCTGCGCCGAATGGGGCACCGCAGTGCGGGTCTGCCCGCCGGCCGGCGGCTAG